A section of the Pseudophryne corroboree isolate aPseCor3 chromosome 11, aPseCor3.hap2, whole genome shotgun sequence genome encodes:
- the DNAJA2 gene encoding dnaJ homolog subfamily A member 2, translating into MANVVDTKLYDLLGVPAGASENELKKAYRKLAKEYHPDKNPNAGDKFKEISFAYEVLSNPEKRELYDRYGEQGLREGSGGSGMDDIFSHIFGGGLFGFMGGQSRSRNGRRRGEDMMHPLKVSLEDLYNGKTTKLQLSKNVLCSSCNGQGGKSGAVQKCTACRGRGMRIMIRQLAPGMVQQMQSVCSDCSGEGEVINEKDRCKKCEGKKVIKEVKILEVHVDKGMKHGQRITFAGEADQAPGVEPGDIVLVLQEKENETFQREGNDLHMTHKIGLVEALCGFQFTFKHLDGRQIVVKYPPGKVIEPGSVRVVRGEGMPQYRNPFEKGDLFIKFDVQFPENNWINPEKLTELEDLLPARPETSTPSGETEEVDLQEFDSTRGSAGGQRREAYNDSSDDESSHHGPGVQCAHQ; encoded by the exons GCGTACCGCAAGCTGGCAAAGGAATACCACCCGGATAAGAACCCAAATGCCGGAGATAAG TTCAAAGAGATCAGCTTCGCCTACGAAGTCCTGTCCAATCCAGAGAAGCGCGAGCTGTACGACCGCTACGGAGAACAGGGCCTGCGGGAAGGAAGTGGCGGCAGCGGCATGGATGACATATTTTCGCACATCTTCGGCGGGGGCCTGTTCGGGTTCATGGGCGGACAAAGTCGAAGTCGTAACGGCAGACGGAGAGGAGAGGACATGATGCACCCACTGAA ggtatctTTAGAAGACTTGTACAATGGAAAGACCACAAAACTTCAGCTAAGCAAGAATGTGTTGTGTAGTTCCTGTAATGG ACAAGGCGGTAAGAGCGGCGCAGTTCAGAAATGTACAGCTTGCAGAGGCCGGGGCATGCGTATAATGATCAGACAGCTGGCACCGGGGATGGTGCAGCAGATGCAGTCTGTCTGCTCCGACTGCAGCGGGGAAG GCGAAGTGATTAATGAAAAAGATCGCTGTAAAAAATGCGAAGGCAAAAAAGTTATCAAAGAGGTCAAAATTCTGGAGGTTCACGTGGACAAAGGCATGAAGCACGGCCAGAGAATCACATTTGCTGGAGAAGCAGACCAGGCCCCAGGCGTGGAACCCGGAGACATTGTTCTGGTGCTCCAGGAGAAAGAGAACGAG ACCTTTCAGAGGGAaggcaatgatctgcacatgacgcACAAGATCGGGCTGGTTGAAGCCTTGTGCGGATTTCAGTTCACTTTCAAGCACCTCGATGGGCGTCAGATTGTCGTGAAATACCCCCCAGGAAAAGTCATTGAGCCAG GCTCCGTACGCGTCGTCCGAGGCGAGGGCATGCCGCAGTATCGCAATCCCTTTGAGAAAGGCGACCTCTTCATTAAGTTTGATGTCCAGTTTCCAGAAAACAATTGGATTAATCCAGAAAAACTCACG GAACTTGAAGACCTTCTCCCAGCCAGACCAGAAACCTCCACACCCAGTGGTGAGACAGAGGAGGTAGACCTTCAAGAATTTGACAGCACTCGCGGCTCTGCAGGAGGCCAAAGACGCGAGGCCTACAACGACAGCTCGGACGACGAGAGCAGCCATCACGGTCCGGGCGTACAGTGTGCGCACCAGTAA